One window of Treponema denticola genomic DNA carries:
- a CDS encoding ATP-binding cassette domain-containing protein, whose amino-acid sequence MKKTTAELSGIYKIYETENNQTGEVYKNAALTNVNIEFYTSEIHALLGENGAGKSTLVNIFSGLLSPTKGSIKIANKVFNFNSPNDALNAGVAIVHQRPRLAANASVFENIMIGTKHGGFLSLINLHSEKQKIETLKSKWNLDLDLNAKIKNLSADKRFYTAMFSALYTNPQFLILDEPASVFTDKERQTFFSVLKKTCVEEKIGVILITHKVEEALNFADRISVLKNGKMQGSFLTEDLGTDDEAELFIKKQIFSGDKFLKSEKEKPHDKNTEEKKSDSGCGFEFCISFNSGFGSEIKKFQVKAEHGKITGLVGFPNSGIEYLEDILSGMAMGKKTGMSNRFHTGSIAIENTGTEKKVFSCEKITPSFLLKNKIGFIPSDRNLRGADVNLSIEEVLNCYRFKNNFFDKKNSDEFILSLLKTENIAADKNRLAGTLSGGQLQRLILARCLAENPEIIIAAEPAWGLDLLSTELLMNKFRALAEQGRTIIILTKEFDTVSYKNAFDAVYFLGKEN is encoded by the coding sequence GTGAAAAAGACTACGGCCGAGTTAAGCGGTATTTATAAGATCTATGAAACGGAAAATAATCAAACCGGAGAGGTCTATAAAAATGCCGCTTTAACTAATGTGAATATAGAATTTTACACTTCCGAAATTCATGCCCTTCTCGGAGAAAACGGAGCCGGAAAATCTACCTTGGTAAATATTTTTTCGGGGCTTCTTTCTCCGACAAAGGGTTCAATAAAGATAGCGAATAAGGTTTTTAATTTTAATTCCCCGAATGATGCTTTAAATGCCGGCGTTGCGATTGTTCATCAGCGTCCCCGCCTTGCCGCAAATGCAAGCGTTTTTGAAAACATAATGATAGGAACAAAACACGGAGGTTTCTTATCGCTTATAAATCTTCATTCCGAAAAACAAAAAATAGAAACTTTAAAATCCAAATGGAATTTAGATTTGGATTTAAATGCCAAGATAAAAAATCTATCTGCAGATAAAAGATTTTATACTGCAATGTTTTCGGCTCTTTATACTAATCCGCAATTTTTAATTTTAGATGAACCTGCTTCCGTTTTTACGGATAAAGAGCGGCAGACTTTTTTTTCGGTATTAAAAAAAACATGTGTGGAAGAAAAAATAGGCGTTATTTTAATTACTCATAAGGTCGAAGAAGCCTTAAACTTTGCAGATAGGATTTCGGTTTTAAAAAACGGAAAAATGCAAGGCTCCTTTTTAACTGAAGATTTGGGAACCGATGATGAAGCCGAGCTTTTTATAAAAAAACAAATATTTTCAGGCGATAAATTTTTAAAGAGCGAAAAAGAAAAGCCTCATGATAAAAATACGGAAGAAAAAAAATCGGATTCCGGTTGCGGTTTTGAATTTTGTATTTCTTTTAATTCGGGATTCGGTTCCGAGATAAAAAAATTTCAGGTTAAAGCCGAACACGGAAAGATTACCGGACTTGTAGGCTTTCCTAACAGCGGTATCGAATACTTGGAGGATATTCTTTCGGGAATGGCTATGGGTAAGAAGACCGGTATGAGTAATAGGTTCCATACCGGAAGTATAGCAATTGAAAATACTGGGACAGAAAAAAAAGTTTTTAGCTGCGAAAAAATTACTCCATCTTTTCTTTTAAAAAATAAAATAGGTTTTATTCCCTCGGATAGAAATTTACGCGGTGCTGATGTAAATCTTTCAATCGAAGAAGTTTTAAATTGTTACCGCTTTAAAAATAATTTTTTCGATAAAAAGAATTCCGATGAATTTATTTTATCGTTATTGAAGACTGAAAATATAGCTGCCGATAAAAACCGTTTGGCGGGTACGCTTTCAGGCGGACAGCTCCAGCGTCTGATATTGGCACGCTGTCTTGCTGAAAATCCTGAAATCATAATAGCAGCAGAACCTGCATGGGGCTTGGACCTTTTGAGCACGGAACTTCTTATGAATAAGTTTAGGGCTCTTGCCGAGCAGGGTAGAACCATTATAATATTAACAAAAGAATTTGATACGGTTTCTTATAAAAACGCTTTTGATGCCGTTTATTTTTTAGGAAAAGAAAATTGA
- a CDS encoding ABC transporter permease, translating to MRRYKFLSSGAAFFLGTLVIIIFISLGSKNPKEALSEFFLKPFSSVWYFGNMLNKTSLLLFAASGSLFAFKCGCFNLGGEGQIYFAGLLTGILLQNTWTEPVIQLVLTGLIVFFASGLIGLVSGFLKIKFNADELLTSFLISAAILPVVNYLIGNPLRDTSGNLLALPPIAETFELKSFLPPSSLNISFLFSIVLVLFFILFFAKTKRGYRLRLSGTAPEFSKFAGFSVYAPPLAGMGISAGLHGLTGFFAITGTWYICHLSFSSGMGWSALAIALIAKNSFFAIIPAAFLYSWIQSASDAAVMSGSLVFDTAVFLQAVVFLFISANLLSLRFTLGLSKNISRIKTILLKRKGI from the coding sequence TTGAGAAGGTATAAATTTTTAAGTTCGGGAGCTGCGTTTTTTCTCGGTACTCTGGTAATAATTATCTTTATTTCTCTGGGTTCTAAGAATCCTAAAGAAGCCTTATCCGAATTTTTTTTAAAACCTTTTTCTTCCGTTTGGTATTTTGGAAACATGCTTAACAAAACTTCTCTTTTGTTGTTTGCAGCTTCAGGTTCTTTATTTGCTTTTAAGTGCGGCTGCTTTAATTTGGGCGGGGAGGGACAAATATATTTTGCAGGGCTTTTGACCGGAATACTTTTACAAAATACTTGGACGGAGCCCGTAATACAACTTGTTCTTACAGGATTAATCGTTTTTTTTGCTTCCGGCTTAATCGGTCTTGTTTCAGGCTTTTTAAAAATTAAATTTAATGCCGATGAGCTTTTAACTTCTTTTTTAATTTCTGCAGCTATATTGCCTGTTGTAAACTATCTTATCGGCAATCCTCTGCGGGATACATCGGGGAATTTACTTGCCTTGCCTCCCATAGCAGAAACTTTTGAGCTTAAAAGTTTTTTACCTCCGTCATCATTAAATATTTCTTTTCTGTTTTCGATTGTTTTGGTTTTGTTTTTTATTCTTTTTTTTGCTAAAACAAAGCGGGGCTACCGCTTGCGGCTTTCGGGAACGGCTCCTGAGTTTTCCAAGTTTGCAGGCTTTTCGGTTTATGCTCCGCCTCTTGCAGGAATGGGTATTTCTGCAGGGCTTCACGGCTTAACCGGATTTTTTGCAATTACAGGAACTTGGTATATTTGTCATCTTTCTTTTTCTTCAGGAATGGGATGGTCGGCTCTTGCGATAGCCTTAATTGCAAAAAATAGTTTCTTTGCAATTATTCCTGCCGCCTTCTTATACTCATGGATACAAAGCGCTTCCGATGCCGCCGTAATGTCCGGCTCATTGGTTTTTGATACGGCTGTATTTTTACAGGCCGTAGTTTTTCTTTTTATTTCTGCAAACCTGTTGAGCCTACGCTTTACTTTAGGATTAAGTAAAAATATTTCACGGATAAAGACGATTCTTTTAAAAAGGAAGGGAATATGA
- a CDS encoding ABC transporter permease codes for MIEAALVILKMSAPLLFLVLGALLTEYSGSLAVFMEGAVILSAFFCALITIISGNPVFGFIVSVLLTSLILYLLGLFTVKTRANSFLTGLSLNLFAAGFVPWASEIFLKKGGVLSFEDFEASSHLVPVNNLNPFFAGLILAIVIFVLLKYSSKGISLKYSGEAPDVLIAHGINPNNYKIFSWTIAGFFAACAGSTLVFRLAAYTPNISAGRGWTALAAIFLGNKNPLLCTLAVLLFSSAEYAVNIMQGEVKIPSGILLAVPYITALIFFIAAPSVRKK; via the coding sequence ATGATTGAAGCCGCATTAGTCATCTTAAAAATGTCGGCTCCTCTTTTGTTCTTAGTTTTGGGAGCTCTCCTTACCGAATATTCAGGTTCCCTTGCCGTTTTTATGGAAGGCGCCGTTATCTTATCTGCATTTTTTTGTGCTCTTATAACCATAATAAGCGGCAATCCCGTTTTTGGTTTTATAGTTTCCGTGCTTTTAACTTCTCTTATTCTTTATTTGCTTGGATTGTTTACCGTTAAAACAAGGGCAAACTCTTTTTTAACAGGGCTTTCTTTAAACCTATTTGCAGCCGGCTTTGTACCTTGGGCATCGGAAATCTTTTTAAAAAAAGGCGGAGTGCTTTCCTTTGAAGACTTTGAAGCATCCTCCCATCTTGTTCCCGTAAATAACCTTAATCCGTTTTTTGCCGGCTTAATTTTGGCCATTGTAATCTTTGTGCTGTTAAAATACAGCTCCAAGGGAATCAGCTTAAAATATTCAGGTGAGGCACCCGACGTATTAATTGCTCACGGAATAAATCCCAATAATTATAAAATATTTTCATGGACCATCGCAGGTTTTTTTGCAGCCTGTGCAGGATCGACCCTTGTGTTCCGTCTTGCCGCCTATACTCCGAATATAAGTGCGGGAAGAGGATGGACTGCTTTAGCCGCAATTTTTTTAGGAAATAAAAATCCTCTTTTATGCACTCTCGCTGTCTTGCTTTTTTCTTCAGCTGAATACGCTGTAAATATCATGCAGGGTGAAGTTAAAATCCCATCAGGAATTTTATTGGCTGTTCCTTACATTACGGCTCTTATATTTTTTATTGCGGCACCTTCCGTTAGAAAAAAGTAA
- a CDS encoding LemA family protein gives MSKGLKIGLIIVAVVFVLAFSLYNFFVGTYNSIVKAEEGVKSAWSQVENVYQRRFDLIPNLVNTVKGYASHESKVFTDIAEARSKAGGVMQVSDEVLNNPESFAKFQQAQSELGSALQRLLVITENYPELKANQNFMDLQTQLEGTENRIAVERKRYNEAVQSYNVYIRQFPRSIIANMNGFREKAYFKADDQASTAPKVNF, from the coding sequence ATGAGTAAGGGTTTAAAAATCGGATTAATTATTGTGGCTGTTGTCTTTGTTTTGGCTTTCAGCTTATATAATTTTTTTGTAGGAACATATAATTCTATTGTTAAAGCAGAAGAAGGTGTAAAGTCTGCATGGAGTCAGGTAGAAAATGTTTATCAAAGACGTTTTGATTTAATTCCTAATTTGGTAAATACTGTAAAAGGCTATGCAAGCCATGAATCTAAGGTATTTACGGATATCGCAGAAGCAAGGTCAAAGGCCGGCGGGGTTATGCAGGTTTCCGATGAGGTTTTAAATAATCCGGAATCCTTTGCAAAATTTCAACAGGCCCAAAGTGAACTTGGATCAGCCTTACAGCGTTTGTTGGTTATCACCGAAAACTACCCTGAATTGAAGGCAAATCAAAATTTTATGGATTTACAAACCCAGCTTGAAGGAACGGAAAACCGTATTGCCGTTGAACGCAAAAGATATAACGAAGCCGTTCAATCATACAATGTTTATATAAGACAATTCCCGCGTTCTATTATTGCAAACATGAACGGCTTTAGGGAAAAGGCTTATTTTAAGGCTGATGATCAAGCATCGACCGCTCCTAAAGTCAACTTTTAA
- a CDS encoding TPM domain-containing protein, with the protein MQEDKILKKIIVLCFFIFYNFNSFSLAVPSLSGPVVDKAGILSRNEFNKIENFLLDLNNRSQIQIAVLIIPSLEGEPIEDYSMQVAEKWKLGDKEKDSGALLLVAVKDKKLRIEVGYGLEENLTDSRSGQIIRNFIAPQFRSGNYGEGIYDGIKAMAAYASEDESLLKEIAVSDEDDEGGFPQALLFFLFVYLMISKFSPGGLFWIFYLLSRRDRAGRSFNGRSSSRGSFFGGSIGRSSGGGFSGGGFSGGGGSFGGGGASGGW; encoded by the coding sequence ATGCAAGAAGATAAAATCTTAAAAAAGATAATTGTTTTATGTTTTTTTATCTTTTATAATTTTAATTCTTTCAGCTTAGCCGTTCCTTCGCTTTCCGGTCCTGTAGTTGACAAGGCTGGAATTCTTTCGAGGAATGAATTTAATAAAATAGAAAATTTTCTTTTGGATTTGAACAATAGGTCTCAAATTCAAATAGCAGTTCTGATAATTCCGTCTTTAGAGGGAGAGCCTATCGAAGATTATTCTATGCAGGTTGCCGAAAAATGGAAGTTGGGTGATAAAGAAAAAGACTCTGGAGCTCTTTTGCTAGTTGCAGTTAAGGATAAAAAGCTTCGTATTGAAGTAGGTTACGGTCTTGAAGAAAATCTAACCGATTCCAGAAGCGGTCAAATCATCCGAAACTTTATCGCTCCTCAATTCCGTTCCGGTAATTACGGTGAAGGAATCTATGACGGGATTAAAGCCATGGCGGCTTATGCCTCAGAAGATGAAAGCCTCCTAAAAGAAATCGCTGTCTCAGATGAAGATGATGAAGGCGGATTTCCTCAAGCCTTATTGTTTTTTCTTTTTGTCTATCTTATGATTTCAAAATTTTCTCCGGGCGGGCTTTTTTGGATATTCTACTTGCTTTCCCGAAGAGACAGAGCGGGGCGTTCTTTTAACGGAAGATCATCTTCAAGAGGCTCTTTTTTTGGCGGCTCGATAGGAAGATCATCAGGCGGCGGTTTTTCGGGCGGGGGATTTTCAGGAGGAGGCGGCAGCTTCGGCGGAGGCGGTGCCTCAGGAGGTTGGTAG
- a CDS encoding glycerophosphodiester phosphodiesterase, whose protein sequence is MSKVLNFAHRGFRSKHPENTMLAFSKAVDLGVDGIEFDVHLSSDGVPVIIHDEALDRTCNAYGLVKDFSFADLKKINAAANFKSSEAASGIKHLDEKIPSLEEYFDFIKNKDIISNIELKTGVFEYPGIEERVYALLKKYNLQDKCIISSFNHESVLRMKKIDSSLVCGFLVDSWDLHPSAYLKKYDVECYHPPAYRLTKEFVDELHAESIKVNAWFGSIQTDYSKILSTGLDSIITDYPDKISALL, encoded by the coding sequence ATGAGTAAGGTTCTTAATTTTGCCCACAGAGGTTTCAGAAGTAAGCACCCTGAAAACACGATGCTTGCTTTTTCTAAAGCAGTTGACTTAGGTGTTGACGGTATAGAGTTTGATGTTCATCTTTCTTCCGACGGTGTACCCGTTATTATTCATGATGAAGCATTGGATAGAACCTGTAATGCTTATGGTCTTGTAAAAGATTTTTCCTTTGCCGACTTAAAAAAAATAAATGCCGCAGCAAATTTTAAAAGTTCGGAAGCTGCAAGCGGAATAAAACATTTGGATGAAAAGATTCCTTCTCTTGAAGAGTATTTTGATTTTATAAAGAATAAGGATATTATTTCCAACATTGAATTAAAGACAGGTGTCTTTGAATATCCGGGAATAGAAGAAAGAGTATATGCTCTTTTAAAAAAATATAATCTGCAAGACAAATGTATAATTTCTTCTTTTAATCATGAAAGTGTTTTGAGGATGAAAAAGATAGATTCTTCTCTTGTATGCGGCTTTTTGGTTGACTCTTGGGATTTACATCCGTCCGCTTATTTAAAGAAGTATGATGTAGAATGTTATCATCCCCCTGCATATAGGCTTACAAAAGAATTCGTAGATGAGCTTCATGCAGAAAGTATAAAAGTTAATGCTTGGTTCGGTTCAATCCAGACAGATTATTCAAAAATTTTAAGCACAGGTTTGGATTCAATTATAACGGACTATCCCGATAAGATTTCTGCTTTATTATAA
- a CDS encoding patatin-like phospholipase family protein — translation MKWALVLSGGGAKGLAYIGMFKALEELKYPLPNCIVGCSMGAIIGGLYASGMTVDEMISFFSKDFNLTDYLDVSHLGFGLTKLTKLLQIGASLNNLISHQGADSGERSLTLFKKLSCYQTFDQLKIPFYCNATDLCEGNEVVFDKGFLAEAMRASYSYPGFFAPFNYNGKLFVDGCVKNNTPVWIAKEKGFKNILAVTLGTFKTINNDALDSSISVLTRCLEVAAIRSDYSVRNTPTHILDIDTCVASYDFSDPLYQIQMGYSITMNNKKELLEFFQKGFSGFLNRRRMTKKTIKRLKNEKVF, via the coding sequence ATGAAATGGGCATTGGTTTTATCGGGCGGAGGCGCAAAGGGTCTTGCCTACATAGGAATGTTTAAAGCTCTTGAAGAATTGAAATATCCGCTTCCTAATTGTATTGTCGGGTGTTCTATGGGCGCAATTATCGGCGGGCTCTATGCTTCAGGCATGACCGTAGATGAAATGATTTCTTTTTTTTCAAAAGATTTTAATCTGACCGATTACTTGGATGTGTCGCATTTGGGTTTTGGTCTGACTAAGCTGACAAAACTTTTACAAATAGGAGCAAGTTTAAACAATTTAATTTCTCATCAGGGGGCAGACTCAGGTGAAAGGAGTTTAACTCTTTTTAAAAAACTTTCCTGTTATCAAACCTTTGATCAGCTTAAGATTCCTTTCTATTGTAATGCAACCGATTTATGTGAAGGGAATGAAGTAGTTTTTGATAAGGGTTTTTTAGCTGAGGCGATGAGAGCTTCATACTCCTATCCCGGTTTTTTTGCTCCGTTTAATTATAACGGGAAACTTTTTGTAGACGGTTGTGTAAAAAACAATACGCCTGTTTGGATTGCCAAGGAGAAAGGTTTTAAAAATATTTTGGCTGTAACGCTTGGGACTTTTAAGACGATAAATAATGATGCTCTGGATTCTTCAATTTCAGTTTTAACAAGATGTTTGGAAGTGGCGGCGATAAGATCCGATTATAGTGTACGCAATACTCCAACCCATATTCTTGATATTGATACCTGCGTCGCTTCTTATGATTTTTCAGATCCGCTCTACCAAATTCAAATGGGATATTCCATAACTATGAATAATAAAAAAGAACTCCTTGAATTCTTCCAAAAAGGATTTTCCGGCTTTTTGAACCGGAGGCGTATGACAAAAAAAACTATTAAAAGGTTAAAGAATGAAAAAGTTTTTTAA
- a CDS encoding NusG domain II-containing protein, which yields MKKFFKRIKVFDVIILAIIISFITLTALFIYSSDNSALYLSVRTPKGDWIYPMNTDISFVVEGETGPVSIKIENNEAFVVSSTCSNKTCITAPKLKNHGDWNACLPNKVFLSVEKK from the coding sequence ATGAAAAAGTTTTTTAAAAGAATTAAAGTTTTTGATGTTATAATTCTTGCTATAATTATTTCATTTATAACTTTGACGGCTCTTTTTATATACTCTTCAGATAATTCGGCTCTCTATTTATCGGTGCGGACGCCGAAAGGAGATTGGATATATCCGATGAATACGGATATATCTTTTGTTGTTGAAGGTGAAACCGGGCCTGTAAGTATAAAAATCGAAAATAATGAAGCCTTTGTTGTCAGCTCAACTTGTTCGAATAAAACCTGTATAACGGCTCCGAAGTTAAAAAATCACGGCGACTGGAATGCCTGTCTTCCAAATAAGGTCTTTTTATCCGTCGAGAAAAAATAA
- a CDS encoding N-acetylneuraminate synthase family protein → MCTKYGAFKLGSEIFSVENPLTIAEIGTSHNGSIERAVKLIDAAAEAGARAVKFQIVYADEILHPNTGYVDLPTGKIPLYERFKSLELPISFYKELAEYSRSKKLLFSASPFGLRSAEELSSLKPDFIKIASPELNYVQLLKYCANFNSPMILSSGVSLLKDIEKAVSFLRSENKDLPLALLHCITSYPAPEKEYNVSVIKNLSRIFGIACGVSDHSLDPILVPSLTLASGGFIIEKHICLSRKEEGLDDPVALEPDMFKKMCSAVNSFSKKTYDEIIDDLTKLNYSLELINEVIGSGEKKLSPAESKNYGRTNRSIHYLHDLKKGDVITDKDIAVLRTEKILSPGEAPEMFDSFIGAVLQRAVKSGEGLLIQDFLTRK, encoded by the coding sequence ATGTGCACAAAATATGGAGCCTTTAAGCTCGGTTCGGAAATTTTTTCAGTAGAAAATCCTCTTACGATTGCCGAAATAGGAACAAGTCATAACGGGTCTATTGAAAGGGCCGTAAAATTGATAGATGCGGCTGCAGAAGCCGGAGCAAGGGCCGTAAAATTTCAAATTGTTTATGCCGATGAAATTCTTCATCCTAATACGGGCTATGTTGATTTGCCTACGGGAAAGATTCCTCTTTATGAGCGTTTTAAAAGTTTGGAACTTCCTATAAGTTTTTACAAAGAGCTTGCCGAATACAGCCGATCAAAAAAACTTTTGTTTTCGGCCAGCCCCTTCGGGCTTAGATCTGCTGAAGAACTTTCTTCATTAAAACCCGATTTTATAAAAATAGCTTCACCTGAACTTAATTATGTACAGCTTTTAAAATATTGTGCTAATTTTAACAGTCCTATGATTTTATCGAGCGGTGTTTCTCTTTTAAAAGATATTGAAAAGGCTGTCAGTTTTTTACGTTCTGAAAATAAAGATTTGCCTCTGGCTCTGCTTCACTGTATTACATCTTATCCCGCGCCCGAAAAAGAATACAATGTTTCGGTAATAAAAAACTTGAGCCGTATCTTCGGTATTGCATGCGGTGTTAGCGATCATTCTTTAGATCCGATTTTAGTTCCGTCCTTAACGCTTGCATCGGGAGGTTTTATAATAGAAAAGCATATCTGTCTTTCCCGTAAAGAAGAAGGTTTGGATGATCCTGTTGCCTTAGAGCCTGATATGTTTAAAAAAATGTGTTCCGCCGTAAATTCCTTTTCTAAAAAAACTTATGATGAAATTATAGATGACTTAACAAAATTAAACTATTCCCTTGAGCTTATAAACGAAGTTATCGGATCGGGAGAAAAAAAATTGAGTCCGGCTGAAAGTAAAAACTACGGACGCACAAATAGGTCTATTCATTATCTTCACGATTTAAAAAAAGGAGATGTAATAACCGATAAGGATATTGCCGTTTTAAGAACGGAAAAAATTTTATCTCCGGGAGAGGCTCCTGAGATGTTCGATAGTTTTATCGGAGCCGTTTTACAAAGAGCCGTTAAGTCCGGTGAAGGCCTATTGATACAAGATTTTCTTACAAGGAAATAA
- a CDS encoding J domain-containing protein, which yields MSKNYYNDMGNILRDALTSDEDPFEAAAQRSNGRYRTMGGRMERRPPPKVDKEAIRVPVPPELVEDFAVLNVLSGVPLDECKRSWKRLIKKYHPDVQSSPAKQSEANVIIRRINNSYRKIETWFKTGKILSEKDLNS from the coding sequence ATGAGTAAAAACTATTATAATGACATGGGAAATATTTTACGGGATGCTCTTACTTCCGATGAAGATCCTTTTGAAGCGGCTGCTCAAAGGTCAAACGGACGCTACCGTACTATGGGAGGACGGATGGAGAGGCGGCCGCCGCCTAAAGTAGATAAAGAGGCTATAAGGGTTCCCGTTCCACCTGAGCTTGTAGAAGATTTTGCCGTTTTAAATGTTTTATCGGGAGTGCCTCTTGATGAATGTAAAAGATCATGGAAACGCTTAATAAAAAAATATCATCCCGATGTTCAAAGCTCGCCTGCAAAGCAGTCCGAAGCAAATGTGATAATAAGACGTATAAATAATTCTTATCGTAAAATAGAAACTTGGTTTAAGACAGGAAAGATTTTATCTGAAAAAGACTTAAACTCATAA
- the dinB gene encoding DNA polymerase IV: protein MMAEKVFFHVDIDAFFASVEQLDNPEYKGKPVIVGGQSERGVVSTCSYEARKFGVHSAMPILQAKKLCPSGIFLRCRMDRYHEKSKEVMAIFKDFTPEIKQISVDEAFLNMAGMEKIFGTPKNSALLLKKTIKEKTGLTVSIGCAQNKYIAKIASGCSKPDGLFIVPAGEEIDFMKSLPLKDVWGVGGKTRERLIAAGLTTVPQIFNSSEHLLQSILGNASGSFLFQAVRGELYDVFSDDVKSHSISTERTFEHDLFSHAEIDDVMFYLASELMYRIFDEKIKGKTVSVKIRYNDFTTVSVQSTGAVVNDTQDLFERAKELFYKKFDNKTPIRLLGLCIMNIESDIPEVQTELFYSGKNVKKRKIEETMYALTKKEGKNILKPARLLKKDKDDRE, encoded by the coding sequence ATGATGGCGGAAAAAGTTTTTTTTCATGTTGATATAGATGCTTTTTTTGCTTCCGTTGAACAGCTTGATAATCCCGAGTATAAGGGTAAGCCTGTAATTGTCGGCGGTCAATCGGAAAGAGGTGTTGTTTCAACTTGTTCCTATGAAGCCCGAAAATTTGGCGTTCATTCCGCTATGCCGATTTTGCAGGCTAAAAAACTTTGTCCGAGCGGTATATTTTTAAGATGCCGCATGGATCGATATCATGAAAAATCAAAAGAAGTCATGGCTATTTTTAAAGATTTTACTCCCGAAATAAAACAAATTTCCGTGGATGAAGCATTTTTAAATATGGCGGGAATGGAAAAAATATTCGGTACTCCTAAAAATTCAGCACTTCTATTAAAAAAAACTATAAAGGAAAAAACGGGTTTAACGGTTTCGATCGGCTGTGCTCAAAATAAATATATTGCAAAGATAGCATCCGGCTGCTCAAAGCCTGACGGACTTTTTATTGTGCCTGCCGGTGAAGAAATTGATTTTATGAAAAGTCTTCCCTTAAAGGATGTATGGGGAGTAGGGGGAAAAACGCGAGAAAGACTTATTGCTGCAGGTTTGACTACCGTGCCTCAAATTTTTAATTCAAGCGAACATCTTTTACAAAGTATTTTAGGAAATGCATCCGGCAGCTTTTTATTTCAGGCTGTACGGGGAGAGCTTTATGATGTTTTTAGTGATGATGTTAAATCTCATTCGATAAGTACGGAACGCACTTTTGAGCATGATTTATTTTCTCATGCTGAGATAGATGATGTTATGTTTTATCTTGCATCTGAGCTTATGTATAGAATATTTGATGAGAAGATAAAAGGGAAAACCGTTTCGGTGAAAATACGCTATAATGATTTTACTACTGTTTCAGTTCAATCGACAGGAGCGGTTGTCAACGATACTCAGGATTTATTTGAGCGGGCTAAAGAACTTTTTTATAAAAAATTCGATAATAAAACTCCAATAAGACTGCTGGGCTTGTGCATTATGAATATTGAATCAGACATTCCCGAAGTGCAAACAGAATTATTTTACAGTGGAAAGAATGTAAAAAAAAGAAAGATTGAAGAAACTATGTATGCTCTCACAAAAAAAGAGGGAAAGAATATTTTAAAACCTGCGCGTCTTTTAAAAAAAGATAAGGATGACCGTGAATGA
- a CDS encoding TIGR00282 family metallophosphoesterase encodes MKQFIRIFMGGDVCGNLGLETLQKHLPLIIKKEKIDFCVVNGENTAHGVGIKDDQTEAFFNAGVDIITGGNHTLERFEIRMSFGKDRRVLRPHNFPFAQGSGLALIEKNGIKYSVINLQGRENMRAIDCPFQSIDFLFSSQNENNLSESINIIDFHAESTMEKEALAFYVDGRVSVFAGTHTHTQTADERILPNGTAYITDLGMIGAKDSVIGGSPFTAITRTKSQVPQRVEVLEDGVAIFCGLVAEIDTGTKKAVSVKRIQISS; translated from the coding sequence ATGAAACAATTTATAAGAATTTTTATGGGCGGAGATGTTTGCGGCAACTTAGGTCTTGAAACCTTACAAAAACATTTGCCCTTGATAATAAAAAAAGAAAAAATAGATTTCTGTGTGGTAAACGGAGAAAACACGGCTCACGGTGTAGGGATAAAAGACGATCAAACGGAAGCCTTTTTTAATGCAGGCGTTGATATTATAACCGGCGGAAATCATACTCTGGAAAGGTTTGAAATCCGTATGAGCTTTGGGAAGGATAGAAGAGTTTTGCGTCCGCACAATTTTCCATTTGCTCAAGGTTCAGGTCTTGCCCTTATCGAAAAAAACGGAATCAAATACAGCGTAATAAATCTTCAAGGAAGAGAAAACATGAGAGCTATCGACTGTCCATTCCAGTCCATTGATTTTCTTTTCTCTTCGCAAAATGAAAATAATTTATCCGAGTCGATTAACATCATAGATTTTCATGCGGAATCCACAATGGAAAAAGAAGCTCTAGCCTTCTACGTTGACGGACGTGTTTCTGTTTTTGCAGGAACTCATACCCATACTCAAACGGCAGATGAAAGAATTTTGCCGAACGGCACAGCCTATATTACCGACCTTGGAATGATTGGCGCCAAGGACTCCGTAATAGGCGGAAGTCCTTTTACCGCTATTACAAGAACAAAGAGTCAGGTACCTCAGCGTGTCGAAGTGCTTGAAGACGGAGTTGCAATATTTTGCGGTTTAGTTGCGGAGATAGACACCGGAACAAAAAAAGCCGTTTCGGTAAAAAGAATTCAAATCAGTTCATAG